In one Staphylococcus lutrae genomic region, the following are encoded:
- the asp3 gene encoding accessory Sec system protein Asp3, giving the protein MQTNQSMEVLWRVINQETYRYGSIIQFQDRHMYFENPLMPSGLQIHKWRMMTQYDKDRHTPALPLLRKGRQYRIDFEMNAFPKGSVYFMICFYSKNGSALEQIIIHSPHHQFEYPIEAHRYEICMMNAACQKFYFRRILITELDVTTQEDEVDSTMTASVSKEQVAPPPQHSHHIQQVNHILQTTRANHRYGSTGR; this is encoded by the coding sequence ATGCAAACGAATCAAAGTATGGAAGTTCTATGGCGCGTAATCAATCAAGAGACATATCGGTATGGTTCAATCATTCAGTTTCAAGACAGGCATATGTATTTTGAAAATCCGTTAATGCCGTCTGGTTTGCAAATACACAAATGGCGGATGATGACACAATATGATAAAGATCGGCATACCCCTGCATTACCGTTATTACGTAAAGGTCGGCAGTATCGTATTGACTTTGAAATGAATGCGTTTCCTAAAGGTTCGGTTTATTTTATGATTTGCTTTTATTCAAAAAATGGCAGTGCATTAGAGCAAATCATCATTCATTCACCACATCATCAATTCGAATATCCAATAGAAGCTCATCGCTATGAAATTTGTATGATGAATGCCGCATGCCAAAAATTTTATTTTAGACGCATTTTAATAACAGAGTTGGATGTGACAACGCAGGAGGACGAAGTGGACTCAACCATGACAGCTTCGGTTTCAAAGGAGCAGGTAGCCCCTCCTCCACAGCATAGTCATCATATTCAGCAAGTCAATCATATATTACAAACCACACGTGCGAATCATCGTTACGGTTCGACTGGGAGGTGA
- the secA2 gene encoding accessory Sec system translocase SecA2 yields MAFDINAIINHRRLKKLYKVLDQVNALGETMAQCSDAQLQQKTHDFQKQLRENKVTLNTLLPEAYAVVREASRRVLGMYPKDVQVLGAIAMHQGHISEMQTGEGKTLTATMPLYLNALTDKQVFLITTNEYLAKRDYLEMKPLFQWLGLTTSLGFVDQQQGGMLNKEKRKLYDHHIIYTTNGHLGFDYLIDNLADTIENKFLPELHYAIIDEVDSILLDTAQTPLVISGAPRVQSNLFDIVKAFVATLVEDEDFKMKVHKKEIWLTERGIEKANHYFNVSHIYDKPYFELVRMIHLSLRATHLFECNVDYIVLDGEIMLIDRITGRMLPGTKMQAGLNQAVEAKENLAISEDMSVMATITFQNLFMQFERFSGMTATGKLAEKEFFELYSKIVVQIPTSRPVIRQDYPDRVFVSAKEKNKAILDEIAQLYLQQRPVLLITRTAEDATYFSDILFSRNIPNNLLIAQNVAREAQMIAEAGQLSAVTVATSMAGRGTDIKLSEEVHRLGGLTVLVHEHMENSRIDKQLRGRAGRQGDPGQSQIFISLDDYLVTRWSDTQLKNNTRLMAQDHASLSQSRVFKNKVKRLVTRAQRISEEEGMKSRKIANEFEKSVSVQRQLIYSERDRILQNESIDALDFETLAREVFQHHFKGCEMVRHYDVISYIYKNLSFSFEASTLKQKDFHSTELVEFLLGEFKKQWAFNRQKINDDTLFQQYLCKAVLKAIDVSWIEQVDDLQQLKNSVNQRQKGQRNAIFEYHKVALESFKKMGWDVKDRIVRNLCLSIIDKDDNGDLIMYFP; encoded by the coding sequence ATGGCCTTCGATATCAATGCCATCATTAACCACAGGAGATTAAAGAAACTTTATAAAGTGTTAGATCAAGTCAATGCGTTGGGTGAAACAATGGCGCAATGTTCAGATGCACAGTTACAACAAAAAACACATGATTTTCAAAAGCAGTTAAGAGAAAACAAGGTGACTCTGAATACGTTGTTACCTGAAGCGTATGCGGTAGTAAGAGAAGCTTCGCGTCGTGTTTTAGGCATGTATCCTAAAGATGTACAAGTGTTAGGTGCAATCGCGATGCATCAAGGTCACATATCAGAGATGCAAACGGGTGAAGGCAAAACTTTAACTGCAACAATGCCATTATATTTAAATGCATTAACAGATAAACAAGTCTTTCTAATTACGACGAATGAATATTTAGCGAAGCGAGACTATCTAGAAATGAAACCTTTATTTCAATGGCTCGGTCTCACGACTTCTCTTGGATTTGTGGACCAGCAACAAGGTGGCATGTTGAACAAAGAAAAACGAAAGTTATACGATCATCACATCATTTATACGACGAATGGTCATTTAGGATTTGATTATTTAATCGATAACTTAGCGGATACTATAGAAAATAAATTTTTGCCTGAATTACACTATGCCATTATTGATGAAGTCGATTCTATTCTTTTAGATACTGCACAAACACCGCTTGTGATATCAGGTGCACCGCGTGTACAGTCCAACCTTTTTGATATTGTGAAAGCTTTTGTTGCGACATTAGTTGAAGATGAAGATTTTAAAATGAAGGTACATAAAAAAGAGATATGGTTAACAGAACGCGGAATCGAGAAAGCCAATCACTACTTCAATGTGTCTCATATATATGATAAGCCTTATTTTGAGCTTGTACGGATGATTCATTTATCATTACGTGCGACACACCTTTTCGAATGTAATGTCGATTATATTGTTTTAGATGGCGAAATTATGCTGATCGATCGCATTACAGGTCGAATGTTGCCGGGGACTAAGATGCAGGCGGGGCTGAATCAGGCAGTAGAAGCAAAAGAAAATTTGGCCATATCCGAAGACATGAGCGTCATGGCGACCATCACATTTCAAAATTTATTTATGCAGTTTGAGCGTTTTTCGGGTATGACAGCAACAGGGAAGCTTGCAGAAAAAGAATTTTTTGAACTCTATTCAAAAATTGTCGTTCAAATTCCGACTTCACGCCCGGTGATTCGACAAGACTATCCCGATCGAGTATTTGTAAGTGCTAAAGAGAAAAATAAAGCCATATTAGATGAGATTGCGCAACTGTATCTCCAGCAACGACCTGTGTTATTAATCACGCGAACGGCAGAAGATGCAACGTATTTCTCAGATATTTTATTTAGTCGCAACATTCCTAACAATTTACTGATTGCGCAAAATGTCGCGAGAGAGGCACAAATGATTGCGGAAGCGGGACAATTAAGTGCAGTCACTGTGGCTACAAGTATGGCAGGGAGAGGGACGGACATTAAGCTATCTGAAGAAGTCCATCGATTGGGCGGATTAACCGTTCTCGTGCATGAGCATATGGAAAATAGTCGCATTGATAAACAATTGCGAGGGCGTGCGGGGAGACAAGGGGACCCCGGGCAGTCACAAATATTTATTTCACTCGACGACTACCTTGTCACACGCTGGAGTGATACGCAACTCAAAAACAATACGAGGTTAATGGCTCAAGATCACGCATCCTTGTCTCAAAGCCGCGTTTTCAAAAACAAAGTCAAACGGTTAGTCACACGAGCACAGCGCATTTCCGAAGAGGAAGGGATGAAATCTAGGAAAATCGCAAATGAGTTTGAAAAAAGTGTAAGTGTACAGCGCCAGTTGATATATAGCGAAAGAGATCGCATTTTGCAAAATGAATCGATTGATGCACTCGACTTTGAAACATTGGCACGTGAAGTTTTCCAACATCATTTTAAAGGATGCGAAATGGTGCGTCATTACGATGTGATAAGCTACATTTATAAAAATCTGAGTTTTAGCTTTGAAGCATCGACTTTGAAACAAAAAGATTTTCATTCAACAGAATTGGTTGAATTTTTACTTGGGGAGTTTAAGAAACAATGGGCTTTTAATCGTCAAAAAATAAATGATGATACATTGTTTCAACAGTATTTGTGCAAAGCCGTTTTAAAGGCTATCGACGTTTCGTGGATAGAGCAAGTCGATGATTTGCAACAGCTTAAAAACAGTGTAAATCAACGTCAAAAAGGGCAGCGTAATGCCATTTTTGAATATCATAAAGTGGCATTAGAATCATTTAAAAAAATGGGGTGGGATGTGAAAGACCGAATCGTTAGAAATTTATGTCTCAGTATCATTGACAAAGACGACAACGGGGATCTCATCATGTATTTCCCATAA
- the asp1 gene encoding accessory Sec system protein Asp1, which translates to MKYFVLALYEDEKWWHHLPQPFYSKSATVAFDDILSLMSMYEENNAHCQLLHLSYHPHMRTLLHRFDLYEANVWSLFDEIQGFNAGLSRSLQFEDLEWPDETELIYTPYFIQAIVGQAMSKVYFNQDGYLIRIDDFEEAQCVRRYIFDDRGYLSAIRYYTNGVAEIQDYLTVTGQVILREHLSSGRVDVSASFEHLFDARTYDTMVALIKERFHKYCQRHFKKGDQCMVGSNLFHNTLFKDIHTDVTVSYSIFSKRNTVVDDALLDSMAHSSKWIVDTHENERDLNALLADREDAPDILRMTPFNTQPLSNLSSQLNETYIGFWIDNLERHEIEQVLNHLTAYLWQNLSYRLVILTHKGQAQIEPWLIQWQDEMNEMYQQSQRIEDEATAELMRAEESGKGEGWIQIQSVPFEDEVMKALARLRIVIDLGAEPDLYIQIASISVRIPQVHASQSHYVTHLENGYVIEDYDGLQVALDYFLSTLKHWNSAYTFNTSKIEQLSSRRIVQRLNEFLEGDTHGTSV; encoded by the coding sequence ATGAAGTATTTTGTTCTCGCTTTGTATGAAGATGAAAAGTGGTGGCATCATTTACCGCAACCGTTTTATTCAAAAAGTGCAACGGTGGCTTTTGATGACATCTTGAGTCTCATGTCTATGTATGAAGAAAATAATGCGCATTGTCAATTGTTGCATTTGAGCTACCACCCTCATATGAGGACGCTACTGCATCGGTTCGATTTGTATGAAGCCAATGTGTGGTCATTATTTGATGAAATTCAAGGTTTTAATGCAGGTTTATCGCGTTCGCTTCAATTTGAAGATTTAGAGTGGCCGGATGAAACGGAATTGATTTATACGCCTTATTTTATTCAAGCGATTGTCGGGCAGGCGATGTCTAAGGTTTATTTTAATCAAGACGGTTATTTAATTCGAATAGATGATTTTGAAGAAGCGCAATGTGTGCGGCGTTATATTTTTGATGATCGTGGCTATTTAAGTGCGATTCGTTACTATACAAACGGTGTAGCGGAGATTCAAGATTATTTGACTGTGACGGGTCAAGTTATTTTGAGAGAACATTTATCTTCTGGCCGTGTAGATGTCAGTGCATCATTTGAGCATTTATTTGATGCGCGTACATATGACACGATGGTGGCGTTAATCAAAGAACGTTTTCATAAATATTGTCAGCGTCATTTCAAAAAAGGAGATCAATGCATGGTGGGTTCGAATCTCTTTCATAATACGCTATTTAAGGACATTCACACAGATGTGACTGTGAGCTATTCCATTTTTAGTAAGCGCAATACGGTTGTGGACGATGCATTGTTGGATTCGATGGCGCACAGTTCCAAGTGGATTGTGGATACGCATGAAAATGAACGCGATTTAAATGCGTTATTAGCCGATCGGGAGGATGCGCCTGATATTTTGAGGATGACGCCTTTTAATACGCAGCCGTTATCAAATTTAAGCAGTCAGTTAAATGAGACGTACATTGGGTTTTGGATAGATAATTTGGAACGTCATGAGATTGAACAGGTGTTGAATCATTTGACGGCTTATTTATGGCAAAACTTATCGTACAGGTTAGTGATTTTGACGCACAAAGGTCAGGCACAAATTGAGCCATGGTTAATTCAATGGCAAGATGAAATGAATGAAATGTATCAGCAGTCACAAAGGATTGAGGATGAGGCCACGGCTGAATTGATGCGTGCAGAAGAATCAGGAAAAGGGGAAGGGTGGATTCAAATTCAATCGGTTCCTTTTGAAGATGAAGTGATGAAAGCTTTGGCACGGTTACGCATTGTTATAGACTTAGGGGCTGAGCCAGATTTATATATACAAATTGCGAGCATTAGTGTTCGTATTCCTCAAGTTCATGCGTCTCAAAGTCATTATGTGACTCACCTTGAAAACGGTTATGTGATTGAGGACTATGATGGCTTGCAAGTGGCGTTAGATTATTTTTTAAGTACGTTAAAACATTGGAACAGCGCATATACGTTCAATACAAGTAAAATTGAACAGTTGAGTTCGCGGCGTATTGTGCAACGACTTAATGAATTTTTAGAGGGTGATACGCATGGCACGTCAGTTTAG
- the asp2 gene encoding accessory Sec system protein Asp2, which translates to MARQFRALQIGGLDLEFLFAQKSDVVWDYFDVQLLDFDSGYMAQITTVIEEEGDFDLVFVQTPLTERVIELLEVLSTPYNTIIDEAYWVDGAPQETFLTTKYARLIQYEDEKALHDKLLAITFPGQYGDKVSPADVHIHCDHTIEVTHRGNKATWLKGDFGDAFKPIISWKKGLIYDENKVIEVWPEFQTIGAVELEYVFRLVSLNPEEGILKTIVMTEADLQQPLYLKRQPNMAYIAISVRARYEGQVRIGAVHKRLSRMEFGQLLLGGSRFVDENREEFFYYFHPGDFRPPLNVYFSGYREAEGFEAYFLMHQLGAPFLLISDPRIQGGSFYLGSPTYEKGIQTVIQNTLAQLGFDDQACIFSGLSMGSFAALYYGAKLKPKGINVGKPLINIGTVADNMKLLRPNDFETSLDITLSHQVGTTYQANDIQQLNQRFWEVFKNSDMRETSIAVTFMTHDDYDRTAFDDLLSVLSHQNVYMLNKAIPGRHNDDTGTVVTWFMNFYKILLKEQFGRG; encoded by the coding sequence ATGGCACGTCAGTTTAGAGCGCTACAAATTGGTGGATTAGATTTGGAATTTTTATTTGCACAAAAGTCGGATGTGGTATGGGATTATTTTGATGTACAATTGTTAGATTTTGATAGCGGCTATATGGCGCAGATTACGACAGTGATTGAAGAGGAGGGAGATTTTGATTTAGTCTTTGTCCAAACCCCTTTGACAGAGCGGGTGATTGAACTACTGGAGGTACTCAGTACACCCTATAATACGATCATTGATGAGGCATATTGGGTTGATGGTGCGCCACAGGAAACGTTTTTGACGACAAAGTACGCGAGGTTGATTCAATATGAAGATGAAAAAGCACTGCATGATAAATTATTAGCGATAACATTTCCGGGGCAATATGGAGACAAGGTGAGTCCGGCTGATGTGCATATTCACTGTGATCATACAATTGAAGTGACGCATCGGGGCAATAAGGCAACATGGCTTAAAGGAGATTTTGGTGATGCATTCAAGCCGATCATCAGTTGGAAAAAAGGATTAATCTATGATGAAAATAAGGTAATCGAAGTATGGCCTGAGTTTCAAACGATAGGAGCCGTGGAGTTGGAGTATGTTTTCAGACTGGTCTCGTTGAATCCCGAAGAAGGGATATTAAAAACAATCGTGATGACGGAAGCAGATTTACAGCAACCCCTTTATTTGAAACGGCAACCGAATATGGCCTATATTGCCATATCAGTGAGAGCACGGTATGAAGGCCAGGTGCGTATTGGTGCGGTGCATAAGCGATTATCTAGAATGGAGTTCGGACAACTTTTATTAGGTGGTTCGCGTTTTGTAGATGAAAATCGTGAGGAATTTTTTTATTATTTTCATCCGGGTGATTTCCGACCGCCGCTCAATGTCTATTTTAGCGGTTATCGTGAAGCGGAAGGGTTTGAAGCGTATTTCCTCATGCATCAACTCGGTGCACCTTTTTTATTGATCAGTGATCCGCGGATTCAAGGGGGTTCATTTTACTTGGGTAGCCCCACTTATGAAAAAGGGATACAGACAGTCATTCAAAATACTTTAGCACAGTTGGGTTTCGATGATCAGGCGTGCATCTTTTCTGGACTGTCTATGGGGTCTTTTGCTGCACTGTATTATGGTGCGAAATTGAAACCGAAAGGCATCAATGTCGGCAAGCCGCTTATCAACATCGGTACAGTGGCAGACAATATGAAACTCTTACGGCCGAATGACTTTGAAACATCGTTGGATATTACTTTATCACATCAAGTGGGGACGACGTATCAGGCCAATGATATTCAACAGCTGAATCAACGCTTTTGGGAAGTTTTTAAAAATAGCGATATGCGTGAGACTTCCATAGCCGTTACTTTTATGACGCATGACGACTACGATCGAACAGCATTCGATGATTTGCTTTCGGTACTCAGCCATCAAAATGTTTATATGTTGAATAAAGCAATACCGGGCAGACACAACGATGATACGGGAACGGTCGTGACTTGGTTTATGAATTTTTACAAAATATTGTTAAAGGAGCAGTTTGGGAGAGGTTGA